A single window of Nocardia sp. NBC_01327 DNA harbors:
- a CDS encoding TrmH family RNA methyltransferase — protein sequence MTRRANARNASVQVWQAYLNNRASRLRDNRFLVHGMRPIAQALECRWPLETLVYRLGGPEPSAWAREVLDSSGVPSVGLVPEVMSELAEPSQQVPELVAVAIARRMELEDFAPGTPDHPPNVVVIDRPASPARLGGLIRSAAAFGAGGVIVTGSGADHYDPRSVQASAGALFAVPVLRASGPAQVLAFRDRQRRRGIATRIVGSDDHGGIALDELAFDGGTVLVLGDESETLGSAWQQACDELVCIPSDGTLGAPSAAAVALYEISRQRRALR from the coding sequence GTGACCCGTCGCGCGAACGCCCGCAATGCCTCGGTACAGGTGTGGCAGGCGTACCTGAACAATCGCGCCAGCCGACTTCGGGACAATCGGTTTCTGGTGCACGGTATGCGTCCGATCGCCCAGGCGCTCGAATGTCGTTGGCCGCTGGAGACTCTCGTCTACCGCCTGGGCGGCCCGGAGCCGTCGGCCTGGGCCCGGGAGGTGCTCGATTCCAGCGGTGTGCCGAGCGTCGGACTGGTGCCGGAGGTGATGTCCGAGCTGGCCGAACCCTCGCAGCAGGTGCCGGAACTGGTGGCGGTGGCCATCGCCCGGCGCATGGAGCTCGAGGATTTCGCGCCCGGCACACCCGATCACCCGCCGAATGTGGTGGTCATCGACCGCCCGGCCTCGCCCGCGCGCCTGGGTGGGCTCATTCGTTCGGCGGCGGCCTTCGGGGCGGGCGGTGTGATCGTCACCGGTTCGGGCGCGGACCATTACGATCCGCGCAGCGTGCAGGCGTCCGCCGGAGCTCTTTTCGCGGTGCCCGTGCTGCGCGCCTCCGGACCTGCGCAGGTGCTCGCCTTCCGGGACCGGCAGCGCCGCCGCGGTATCGCCACCCGTATCGTCGGCAGTGACGATCACGGCGGAATCGCCCTCGACGAGCTCGCATTCGACGGCGGGACCGTACTGGTCCTCGGCGATGAGAGCGAGACGCTCGGCTCCGCCTGGCAGCAGGCGTGTGACGAGCTGGTGTGCATTCCGTCCGACGGCACGCTCGGTGCGCCGTCGGCGGCGGCGGTGGCGCTGTACGAAATTTCCCGGCAGCGCCGGGCGTTGCGGTGA
- a CDS encoding lysophospholipid acyltransferase family protein: MSRNDARESEAQGLTDGAPLHVALTELDRRAIELLVAPSRAWFSPRFYGLENFPAEGPVLLVGNHTLAGGTDAPVLAHEILVKHDRLVRGLAENVLIDVPVLRDGLHRLGVVRGNRHNCYSLLEAGEAVAVFPGGGREAMRGKGQKYTLLWEGRTGFARMAIETGTPIVPIAMVGGDDIYDIVFDGNHPVMRPLRKAVTGLGLRANLTPPLIRGLGPTLVPKPERFYYALGTPIDTSPWRDAPDIEAAAVELQVVTRKALEGELDFLLAERSRDRGRHLLGRTLSAVGL, encoded by the coding sequence TTGTCTCGAAATGACGCTCGAGAATCCGAGGCTCAGGGGCTCACCGATGGGGCTCCGCTACATGTCGCGCTGACCGAGCTGGATCGGCGCGCGATCGAATTACTGGTGGCCCCGTCGCGGGCCTGGTTCAGCCCGCGCTTCTACGGCCTGGAGAATTTCCCGGCCGAGGGCCCGGTGCTGCTGGTCGGCAACCACACCCTGGCCGGCGGGACGGATGCGCCGGTGCTGGCGCACGAGATCCTCGTCAAGCATGACCGGCTGGTCCGCGGCCTCGCCGAGAATGTCCTCATCGATGTGCCGGTGCTGCGAGATGGCTTGCACCGCTTGGGAGTTGTGCGCGGCAATCGGCACAACTGCTACTCGCTGCTGGAGGCGGGCGAGGCGGTGGCGGTATTCCCCGGCGGTGGCCGGGAAGCCATGCGTGGCAAGGGGCAGAAGTACACACTCCTGTGGGAGGGCCGAACGGGCTTCGCGCGCATGGCAATCGAGACCGGGACGCCGATCGTGCCGATCGCCATGGTCGGCGGTGACGATATCTACGACATCGTCTTCGACGGCAACCATCCGGTCATGCGCCCGCTGCGCAAGGCGGTCACGGGCCTGGGGTTGCGCGCGAATCTGACGCCGCCGCTGATTCGCGGTCTCGGCCCGACACTGGTGCCCAAACCGGAGCGCTTCTACTACGCGCTGGGCACGCCGATCGATACCAGCCCGTGGCGCGATGCCCCGGATATCGAAGCCGCCGCGGTCGAACTGCAGGTGGTGACGCGCAAGGCGCTCGAGGGTGAGCTCGATTTCCTGCTCGCCGAGCGGTCCCGCGACCGCGGCCGTCATCTACTCGGCCGCACCCTCTCCGCCGTCGGTCTCTGA
- a CDS encoding MFS transporter: MTTTTEREAALRQQSQDPPNPRRWQILAIAGIAQFLAILDLFAVTVAFPTLQATFGTSTSAVSWTLNAYTIVMAALLVPAGRLADDTGRKRGFLIGIALFGLASIACGVAPTLGTLIAARVVQAAAAALLVPTGLGLVLPSFPRREHATVMGIWTAIAAAGAASGPVLGGLLLQAGWRWIFFLNVPFTLAAFILGIVVLPDIKLHAKRRLDLLGALLILGATAGFTTVFVQASTWGYTGPATLGCLAAAVVLTGWFAWHVQHHPDPVVSPVVLRHKLFRTATFGVFCYYLAFAAMILEATLFLTEHWHYSVLASSLGVAPMPISCLLLSPFSGRFVALVGARASAALGGASLAVGCAWWAVSSGFTDSYALVILPGSVLAGASTALLQPPLFGSAALLPADQISLGSGTLMMARQTASALGVAILMAILGEGTQRTLGEFRAGWIYMVVVGIAAMFAGLAYRPKTMAEPR, encoded by the coding sequence ATGACGACAACGACCGAACGGGAAGCAGCGCTGCGGCAGCAGTCGCAGGATCCGCCGAACCCCCGGCGGTGGCAGATCCTGGCCATCGCCGGCATTGCCCAATTCCTCGCCATTCTCGATCTTTTCGCGGTGACCGTCGCCTTCCCGACCCTGCAGGCGACCTTCGGGACCTCCACCAGCGCGGTGTCGTGGACGCTGAACGCGTACACCATCGTCATGGCGGCGCTGCTCGTACCGGCCGGGCGACTGGCCGACGACACCGGCCGCAAGCGCGGATTCCTCATCGGCATAGCGCTTTTCGGCCTGGCCTCGATCGCCTGCGGTGTCGCCCCGACGCTGGGGACGCTCATCGCGGCACGGGTGGTGCAGGCCGCGGCGGCGGCACTGCTGGTGCCAACCGGGTTGGGGCTGGTGCTGCCCAGCTTCCCGCGCCGGGAACACGCCACCGTCATGGGCATCTGGACCGCCATTGCCGCCGCCGGCGCGGCCAGCGGACCGGTGCTGGGCGGACTGCTCCTGCAGGCCGGGTGGCGGTGGATCTTCTTCCTGAATGTGCCGTTCACGCTGGCGGCCTTCATTCTCGGCATTGTGGTGCTGCCCGATATCAAGCTGCATGCGAAGCGGCGGCTGGATCTGCTCGGCGCGCTGCTGATTCTCGGTGCGACCGCAGGCTTCACGACGGTATTCGTACAGGCCTCCACCTGGGGGTACACCGGTCCGGCCACGCTCGGCTGCCTGGCTGCCGCCGTCGTGCTGACGGGCTGGTTCGCCTGGCACGTGCAGCACCATCCGGATCCGGTGGTGAGTCCGGTCGTCCTGCGGCACAAGCTCTTCCGCACCGCCACCTTCGGAGTGTTCTGCTACTACCTGGCCTTCGCCGCCATGATTCTGGAGGCGACGCTGTTCCTGACCGAGCACTGGCACTATTCGGTGCTGGCGTCGAGCCTCGGCGTCGCGCCCATGCCGATCAGCTGCCTGCTGCTCTCACCGTTCTCCGGGCGCTTCGTCGCCCTGGTCGGTGCGCGCGCCTCGGCTGCGCTCGGTGGTGCGAGCCTGGCGGTGGGCTGCGCGTGGTGGGCGGTGAGCAGTGGGTTCACCGATTCGTATGCGCTGGTCATACTGCCCGGCAGTGTGCTCGCCGGAGCCAGTACCGCACTGCTGCAGCCCCCGCTGTTCGGATCCGCGGCGCTGCTGCCCGCCGATCAGATCTCGCTGGGCTCGGGAACCCTCATGATGGCGCGTCAGACCGCTTCGGCGCTCGGCGTCGCGATTCTGATGGCGATACTCGGCGAGGGCACGCAGCGGACCCTGGGGGAATTCCGGGCGGGCTGGATCTACATGGTGGTCGTCGGCATCGCGGCCATGTTCGCCGGTCTGGCGTATCGGCCGAAAACCATGGCCGAGCCACGCTGA
- a CDS encoding Rv2732c family membrane protein, with protein MKSAENSQDFEQFRDDLEAVERKIAGEIDPGVRAMVVAGAVFVLLLSMVLPHAGHARGFDVIMYDAAAKAEHIGLPSRVFEWFVLVFGIGFSLLALMTRRWALAWIAVAGSAVGSVFGVFSIWHRNTPGLNNYHGAGPGFGLILSAVAIVVLTFHWVRVVWGRTSVHLAAEEQRRLAAAAAEEASRRRLFGE; from the coding sequence ATGAAGTCGGCCGAGAACAGTCAGGACTTCGAGCAGTTCCGGGACGACCTGGAAGCGGTCGAGCGCAAGATCGCGGGGGAGATCGATCCGGGCGTGCGCGCCATGGTGGTCGCCGGTGCGGTGTTCGTGCTGCTGCTCTCGATGGTGCTGCCGCATGCCGGTCATGCCCGCGGCTTCGACGTCATCATGTACGACGCCGCCGCCAAGGCCGAGCACATCGGACTGCCGTCCCGCGTCTTCGAATGGTTCGTGCTGGTCTTCGGCATCGGCTTCTCACTGCTCGCCCTGATGACCCGCCGCTGGGCGCTGGCCTGGATCGCGGTCGCCGGGTCCGCTGTCGGCAGTGTGTTCGGCGTCTTCTCCATCTGGCATCGCAACACCCCCGGCCTGAACAACTATCACGGTGCGGGACCCGGCTTCGGCCTGATCCTGTCCGCCGTCGCCATTGTGGTGCTGACCTTCCACTGGGTGCGCGTGGTGTGGGGCCGCACGTCCGTGCACCTCGCCGCCGAGGAGCAGCGCCGCCTGGCCGCCGCGGCCGCCGAGGAAGCCAGTCGCCGCCGCCTGTTCGGCGAATAA
- a CDS encoding phosphatase, whose translation MAPNREALIAHLLATGMAGRVATPRENNLLHYLLLAHRDPDYLFGLDPGPQWSADAVLELMARKVGVSPRLNFRRGVDTIDPERTAAALDRYAARFRVALRDRQRVLFATGHPRTLGPFYQLLAAALEEAGGTVVNAGAGLGYDGETRYGIQRLEVDFFLGVATLHDPGGPIHTHSAEPVQIVLAELAHTGAQMPDLVVADHGWCGGAAQAGLDAIGFADCNDPALFVGEEEGTVAVAVPLDDGIEPDRYGLLADYILADSYSDTADLNR comes from the coding sequence ATGGCACCGAACCGGGAAGCACTTATCGCGCATCTGCTGGCGACCGGAATGGCGGGGCGGGTGGCCACGCCTCGGGAGAACAATCTGCTGCATTATCTGCTGCTGGCACATCGGGATCCGGATTATTTGTTCGGGCTGGATCCGGGGCCGCAGTGGAGTGCGGATGCGGTGCTGGAGTTGATGGCACGGAAGGTGGGGGTGAGTCCGCGGCTGAATTTCCGGCGGGGGGTGGACACCATCGATCCGGAGCGGACGGCCGCGGCGCTGGACCGGTATGCCGCGAGATTCCGGGTGGCACTGCGGGATCGGCAGCGGGTGCTGTTCGCCACCGGGCATCCGCGCACGCTGGGGCCGTTCTATCAACTGCTGGCCGCGGCGCTGGAGGAGGCGGGCGGCACGGTCGTGAATGCCGGTGCGGGACTCGGCTACGACGGTGAGACGCGGTACGGAATTCAGCGGCTGGAGGTGGACTTCTTCCTGGGGGTCGCGACACTGCACGATCCGGGCGGGCCGATCCATACGCACTCGGCCGAGCCGGTGCAGATCGTGCTCGCGGAGCTGGCGCACACCGGTGCGCAGATGCCGGATCTTGTTGTCGCCGATCATGGTTGGTGCGGTGGAGCGGCGCAGGCGGGTCTGGATGCCATCGGGTTCGCGGACTGCAATGATCCGGCCCTGTTCGTCGGCGAGGAGGAGGGCACGGTCGCCGTGGCGGTCCCGCTCGATGACGGCATCGAACCCGACAGGTACGGACTGCTGGCCGATTACATCCTGGCCGATTCCTACAGCGACACAGCCGATCTCAACCGGTGA
- the dapF gene encoding diaminopimelate epimerase, protein MEFSKGHGTQNDFVVLPDPDAWLELTESRIAALCDRQRGIGADGVLRVARAGALFENGTLPVLPEGVSASDWFMDYRNADGSIAEMCGNGVRVFAHYLVATGLEQREEFVVGSRAGARPVVVHHADPVHGEVTVAMGTVRVLGESAATLDGREFTGLGIDVGNPHLACVDATLTHQELGELDFTHAPSFDHTLFPKGVNVEILTALGVASDGQRGVDMRVFERGVGETRSCGTGTVAAAAAALARDGFDLATDTGHVQVHIPGGTVTVGIENGAAWLRGPSVLVATGTIAAKWWQDA, encoded by the coding sequence ATCGAATTCAGCAAAGGACACGGCACCCAGAACGATTTTGTGGTGCTGCCGGATCCGGACGCGTGGCTGGAGCTGACCGAATCGCGTATCGCGGCCCTGTGCGATCGCCAGCGCGGTATCGGCGCGGACGGCGTGTTGCGCGTGGCGCGTGCGGGTGCGCTCTTCGAGAACGGCACCCTGCCGGTGCTGCCCGAGGGTGTGAGCGCGAGCGACTGGTTCATGGACTACCGCAATGCCGACGGCTCGATCGCCGAGATGTGCGGCAACGGCGTCCGTGTCTTCGCTCACTATCTGGTCGCCACCGGTCTCGAACAGCGCGAAGAGTTCGTGGTCGGCAGCCGCGCGGGCGCGCGCCCGGTGGTCGTGCACCACGCCGATCCCGTCCATGGTGAGGTCACCGTCGCCATGGGCACGGTCCGCGTGCTCGGTGAGTCGGCCGCCACCCTGGACGGCCGCGAATTCACAGGTCTCGGCATCGACGTCGGCAACCCGCACCTGGCCTGCGTGGATGCCACCCTCACGCACCAGGAACTGGGCGAACTCGACTTCACCCACGCCCCGTCCTTCGACCACACCCTCTTCCCGAAGGGCGTGAACGTGGAAATCCTCACCGCCCTCGGCGTCGCCTCCGACGGTCAGCGCGGTGTGGACATGCGCGTCTTCGAACGCGGCGTAGGCGAAACCCGTTCCTGCGGAACAGGAACCGTCGCCGCGGCCGCCGCCGCCCTGGCCCGCGACGGCTTCGACCTCGCCACCGACACCGGCCACGTCCAGGTCCACATCCCAGGCGGAACGGTCACCGTAGGAATCGAAAACGGCGCAGCCTGGCTCCGCGGCCCTTCAGTCCTCGTAGCCACGGGAACCATTGCCGCCAAGTGGTGGCAAGACGCGTAA
- a CDS encoding DUF349 domain-containing protein, producing the protein MTENSGNEKATQPESAPTPVPGAAARPSPATVAGPRPGPGPRKPEAPKPHAVKAAPGAATPHPHPVVVPAVSDPSQWGRVDEDGTAWVKTIEGERVVGSWQAGDTAEGLAHFGRRFDDIATEVALLEARLAAGTDARKTKAAATALAETLPTAAVIGDIDGLTTRLQAIIEHSDEAAAHAKEEKDRSRHEQTERKEALAAEAEQIAAESTQWKVAGDRLREILDEWKTIRGVDRKVDDALWRRFSKAREAFNRRRGAHFAELDRERASAKTHKEGLCVRAEELSSSTDWAGTAAVFRDLLAEWKAAGRAPREADEQLWKRFKAAQDVFFAARNSAASERDAEFEDNATAKEELLLHYERLDPETHLDAARASLRDLQEKWDAIGKVPRERIHDLEARLRAVEKRVRDAVDAQWRRSDPEAMARAAQFRERVAQFEEQAAKAQAAGKTRDAEKALEQAKQWREWAEAAEGAVSQR; encoded by the coding sequence ATGACCGAGAACAGCGGAAACGAAAAGGCTACCCAACCGGAGTCGGCCCCGACGCCTGTGCCCGGCGCCGCCGCTCGACCGTCACCGGCCACCGTCGCCGGTCCCCGTCCGGGGCCCGGGCCGCGCAAACCGGAAGCCCCGAAACCACACGCCGTCAAGGCCGCTCCCGGCGCGGCGACACCGCATCCGCATCCGGTGGTGGTGCCCGCCGTGAGTGACCCCAGCCAGTGGGGACGGGTCGACGAGGACGGCACCGCCTGGGTCAAGACCATCGAGGGCGAGCGGGTTGTCGGCTCGTGGCAGGCCGGCGATACCGCCGAGGGCCTGGCCCACTTCGGCCGCCGCTTCGACGATATCGCCACCGAGGTGGCGCTGCTGGAGGCCCGGCTCGCCGCCGGCACCGACGCCCGTAAGACCAAGGCCGCCGCCACCGCGCTTGCCGAAACATTGCCGACCGCGGCCGTCATCGGTGATATCGATGGGCTCACCACCCGCCTGCAGGCCATTATCGAGCACTCCGACGAGGCCGCCGCACATGCCAAGGAGGAGAAGGACCGCTCCCGGCACGAGCAAACCGAGCGCAAAGAGGCGCTGGCGGCCGAAGCCGAGCAGATCGCCGCCGAATCCACCCAGTGGAAGGTCGCGGGCGACCGGCTGCGCGAGATCCTCGACGAGTGGAAGACCATTCGCGGCGTGGATCGCAAGGTCGACGATGCGCTGTGGCGGCGCTTCTCCAAGGCTCGCGAGGCGTTCAACCGCCGCCGGGGTGCGCACTTCGCCGAACTCGATCGTGAGCGCGCGTCCGCCAAGACCCACAAGGAAGGGCTGTGCGTGCGGGCCGAGGAGCTCTCCAGCTCCACCGACTGGGCCGGCACCGCCGCCGTCTTCCGGGATCTGCTGGCCGAGTGGAAGGCCGCAGGCCGCGCCCCCCGCGAGGCGGACGAGCAGCTGTGGAAGCGCTTCAAGGCGGCACAGGACGTGTTCTTCGCGGCCCGCAATTCCGCCGCCTCCGAGCGGGACGCCGAATTCGAGGACAATGCGACAGCCAAGGAAGAGCTGCTGCTGCATTACGAAAGGCTCGATCCCGAAACACATCTGGACGCCGCCCGCGCCTCCCTGCGCGATCTGCAGGAGAAGTGGGACGCCATCGGCAAGGTCCCGCGCGAGCGCATCCACGACCTCGAGGCCCGCCTGCGCGCCGTCGAAAAGCGCGTCCGCGACGCCGTGGACGCCCAGTGGCGCCGCTCCGATCCCGAAGCCATGGCCCGCGCCGCCCAGTTCCGCGAGCGCGTAGCCCAATTCGAGGAACAGGCCGCAAAAGCCCAGGCCGCAGGCAAGACCCGCGATGCCGAAAAGGCCCTCGAACAGGCCAAGCAGTGGCGCGAATGGGCCGAAGCCGCCGAAGGCGCCGTCAGCCAGCGCTGA
- the miaA gene encoding tRNA (adenosine(37)-N6)-dimethylallyltransferase MiaA codes for MITPIAVVGPTATGKSDLALDLAERLHGEIVNIDAMQLYRGMDVGTAKLPVAERRGIAHHQLDVLDITETATVAAYQTAARADVEAIMARGHTPVIVGGSMMYVQALLDDWDFPATDPSVRAKWEALLDERGVVVVHEALRAADPVAAATILPTDGRRMVRALEVVELTGKPFAASAPQIGEPRWGAVILGVDRETAELDARIELRTAGMFESGLVEEVHTLIDQGLREGQTARRAIGYAQVLDYLDNEYDLNEAQERTFIGTRRYVRRQRSWFRRDTRVRWVNGADPDLAVTALALVDSSTEKDEQEVR; via the coding sequence ATGATCACCCCCATCGCGGTCGTCGGCCCCACCGCCACCGGAAAATCCGATCTGGCACTGGATCTGGCCGAGCGACTACACGGCGAAATCGTGAATATCGACGCCATGCAGCTGTATCGGGGTATGGATGTCGGCACCGCGAAACTGCCGGTCGCGGAACGCCGCGGCATCGCGCACCACCAGCTGGATGTTCTCGATATCACCGAGACCGCGACGGTCGCCGCCTATCAGACCGCGGCGCGCGCGGATGTCGAGGCGATTATGGCGCGCGGCCACACACCGGTCATCGTCGGTGGTTCGATGATGTACGTGCAAGCGCTACTGGATGATTGGGACTTCCCGGCCACCGACCCGTCGGTTCGCGCCAAATGGGAAGCCCTGCTGGACGAGCGCGGCGTGGTGGTCGTGCACGAAGCGCTGCGGGCCGCGGATCCGGTCGCCGCCGCCACCATTCTCCCCACCGACGGCCGCCGCATGGTGCGCGCCCTCGAGGTGGTCGAACTGACCGGCAAACCCTTCGCCGCCTCCGCCCCGCAGATCGGTGAACCCCGATGGGGCGCCGTCATTCTGGGCGTGGACCGCGAGACCGCCGAACTCGACGCACGCATCGAACTGCGCACCGCGGGCATGTTCGAATCCGGTTTGGTCGAGGAGGTGCACACCCTCATCGACCAGGGCCTGCGCGAAGGCCAGACCGCCCGCCGCGCAATCGGTTACGCACAAGTCCTGGACTACCTGGACAACGAATACGACCTGAACGAAGCACAGGAGCGCACCTTCATCGGTACCCGGCGCTATGTCCGGCGACAGCGCTCCTGGTTCCGCCGCGATACGCGGGTGCGATGGGTGAACGGCGCGGATCCCGATCTGGCGGTGACGGCACTGGCGCTCGTCGACTCCTCGACCGAGAAGGACGAACAGGAAGTGCGGTAA
- a CDS encoding GlxA family transcriptional regulator has product MDQNGSGTRTDPGTLAVAVAPGMPIFEVAIPYQVFYEPPLGVDPDSWYRFQLCGPRGARSAELRDPFVALTDHDYDDLVRADTVIVPSVPNVREDPPADLVDAVRAAYESGARVASLCTGAFVLAAAGLLDGRRMTTHWRHISALSERFPHLEVDPSVLYIDDGRILTSAGTMAGMDLCIHLIRKDLGSGAANAAARYLVVPPHRAGGQAQYLESPVPVYPDDSGLSATLQWAIHRLDQPLTVSDLARHANTSERTLARRFHAELGGTPLQWLLTQRLIRARELLEASDFPVDAVAERCGLGTAANLRAHFGREVGVSPSEYRRSHRASRHEVVTG; this is encoded by the coding sequence ATGGACCAGAACGGCTCCGGAACCCGTACCGACCCCGGCACACTCGCGGTCGCCGTCGCGCCGGGCATGCCGATTTTCGAGGTCGCCATTCCCTATCAGGTGTTCTACGAGCCGCCGCTGGGCGTCGATCCGGACTCCTGGTATCGCTTCCAGCTCTGCGGGCCGCGCGGCGCCCGGTCGGCGGAACTGCGAGATCCGTTCGTGGCGTTGACCGATCACGATTACGACGATCTGGTCCGCGCGGATACCGTCATCGTCCCGTCCGTGCCGAATGTGCGCGAAGACCCGCCCGCCGATCTGGTGGACGCCGTTCGCGCGGCCTACGAGTCCGGCGCCCGCGTCGCCTCGCTGTGCACCGGAGCGTTCGTCCTGGCGGCCGCGGGGCTGCTCGACGGTCGTCGCATGACCACGCACTGGCGGCATATCAGCGCGCTCTCCGAACGCTTTCCACACCTCGAGGTCGATCCGTCGGTGCTCTATATCGACGATGGCCGCATTCTCACCAGTGCGGGCACCATGGCGGGAATGGACCTGTGCATCCACCTGATTCGCAAGGATCTGGGTTCGGGGGCGGCCAATGCCGCCGCCCGCTATCTGGTGGTGCCGCCGCACCGGGCGGGCGGGCAAGCGCAGTATCTGGAATCGCCGGTGCCGGTGTATCCCGACGACAGCGGTCTGTCGGCCACGCTGCAGTGGGCCATTCACCGCCTGGATCAGCCGCTCACCGTCTCGGATCTGGCCCGGCACGCCAATACCAGCGAACGCACGCTCGCCCGCCGCTTCCATGCCGAACTGGGCGGCACCCCGCTGCAGTGGCTGCTCACCCAGCGGCTGATCCGGGCGCGGGAACTGCTGGAGGCCAGCGATTTTCCCGTCGACGCCGTGGCCGAACGCTGCGGTCTCGGCACCGCCGCCAACCTGCGCGCGCACTTCGGCCGCGAGGTGGGCGTCTCACCGAGCGAGTACCGCCGCTCTCATCGCGCCAGCAGGCATGAGGTCGTCACCGGTTGA
- the hflX gene encoding GTPase HflX, with product MQLDERAALRRTAGLSTELEDVTEVEYRQLRLERVVLVGVWTEGSTAQVDARMAELAALAETAGSEVLDSLIQRRDKPDKATYIGSGKTEELRAMVLETGADTVILDGELSPAQLTALEKIVKVKVIDRTALILDIFAQHATSREGKAQVALAQMQYMMPRLRGWGESMSRQAGGRAGANGGVGTRGPGETKIETDRQRIRERMAKLRREIREMKTSRDTKRARRIESGVPQVAIVGYTNAGKSSLMNSLTGAGLLVQDALFATLDPTTRRAALEDGREVVFTDTVGFVRHLPTQLVEAFRSTLEEVTGADLLLHVVDGSDPLPDGQIKAVREVITDVLRDTKTPAPRELLVVNKIDALEPMELTQLRGWLPDAVFVSAHTGEGIETLRAQLANILGGLDVEVSVLLPYTRGDLLARIHADGRIISSEHVESGTRVRARVPQFLAAVLTEFVSAGTEPAEID from the coding sequence ATGCAGCTCGACGAGCGCGCCGCATTGCGCCGCACCGCCGGGCTGTCCACCGAACTCGAGGATGTCACCGAGGTCGAGTACCGGCAGCTGCGCCTGGAGCGTGTGGTGCTGGTCGGCGTCTGGACCGAGGGCAGTACCGCCCAGGTCGACGCACGCATGGCCGAGCTGGCCGCCCTCGCCGAGACCGCCGGTTCGGAGGTGCTCGATTCGCTGATCCAGCGCCGCGATAAACCGGACAAGGCCACCTACATCGGCTCCGGCAAGACCGAGGAGCTGCGGGCCATGGTGCTCGAGACCGGCGCCGATACGGTCATCCTCGACGGTGAACTGAGCCCCGCGCAGCTGACCGCGCTGGAGAAGATCGTCAAGGTGAAGGTCATCGACCGCACCGCTCTGATTCTGGATATTTTCGCCCAGCACGCCACCTCCCGCGAGGGTAAGGCGCAGGTCGCGCTGGCGCAGATGCAGTACATGATGCCGCGACTGCGCGGCTGGGGTGAGTCCATGTCCCGGCAGGCCGGTGGTCGCGCCGGCGCCAATGGCGGTGTGGGTACCCGTGGTCCCGGTGAAACCAAGATCGAGACGGATCGCCAGCGCATTCGTGAGCGCATGGCCAAGCTGCGCCGCGAAATTCGTGAGATGAAGACCTCCCGCGATACCAAGCGGGCGCGCCGCATCGAGAGCGGCGTACCGCAGGTGGCCATTGTCGGCTACACCAATGCGGGCAAGTCGAGTCTGATGAACTCTCTCACCGGCGCCGGATTGCTGGTGCAGGACGCGCTCTTCGCGACCCTGGATCCGACCACCCGTCGCGCCGCGCTGGAAGACGGGCGTGAGGTCGTCTTCACCGATACCGTCGGTTTTGTGCGGCATCTGCCCACCCAGCTGGTCGAGGCCTTCCGCTCCACCCTCGAAGAGGTCACCGGCGCGGATCTGCTGCTGCATGTGGTGGACGGCTCCGATCCGCTGCCCGACGGGCAGATCAAGGCGGTGCGCGAGGTCATCACGGATGTGCTGCGCGACACCAAGACTCCCGCGCCGCGGGAACTGCTGGTGGTCAACAAGATCGACGCCCTGGAGCCGATGGAGCTGACCCAGCTGCGCGGCTGGCTGCCGGACGCGGTCTTCGTCTCCGCTCACACCGGCGAGGGTATCGAGACCCTACGCGCCCAGCTCGCCAATATCCTCGGCGGTCTGGATGTGGAGGTCAGCGTGCTGCTGCCCTACACCCGCGGTGATCTGCTCGCCCGCATTCACGCCGACGGCCGCATCATCAGCTCCGAGCACGTCGAGTCCGGAACCCGGGTCCGCGCCCGCGTGCCCCAGTTCCTGGCCGCTGTGCTCACAGAATTCGTTTCCGCCGGTACGGAGCCTGCTGAAATCGACTGA